Genomic DNA from Chloroflexota bacterium:
CCCAGACCCCGCGTGCTGATCGCGTGCAGGCTCATCACTCGTCCGAGAAGCTCTCGCCGCGAGTGGAGCTGCAAGACCGTCGTGCGGAGGGCGCCGATCGTGACCGCGCCGGTGCCGGCCAAGAGCAGGATGGGCAGCTCCAGGCCAAACCAGGGGCAGTAGGCCATCGCCGCAACAGCGATGCTGTAGCCAATCGCCCCGAGGAGCATCAGGCGCCCGGTATGCGTGACGTGGCCGACAGATGCGAGGACGAGCGAACCGATGATCGTGCCTGCGCCGCTGGCGCTCTGGAGGAGCCCCAATCCCTGCGGGCCCGTCTCGAAGATGTCACGGGCAAAGATGACCAGCATGCTGTTGTACGATCCGAAGACGCTCAAAGTTC
This window encodes:
- a CDS encoding MFS transporter, which produces TLSVFGSYNSMLVIFARDIFETGPQGLGLLQSASGAGTIIGSLVLASVGHVTHTGRLMLLGAIGYSIAVAAMAYCPWFGLELPILLLAGTGAVTIGALRTTVLQLHSRRELLGRVMSLHAISTRGLGPLGSFEAGALAELVGIRSSLAIGAGVCVLAVALTAVRVPTLVNLVTAAQPRGSGRPVRRDEPAGIP